TGCATGTTGAGCGTTCATACCTGCCCGCTGGCCGCGTTGGGCGGAAAAGAGGCCGGCGGGATGAACGTGTATGTGCGCGACCTGACGCTGGCTCTGGGGCGGATGGGGATCGCCGTGGACGTGTTCACGCGCTCGCAGGACCCCTGCGTCGTCCGGGTCAGCCACGAGCTGGGGCCCCTCTGCCGTGTGATCCATGTGCCCGCCGGCCCCGAACGCCCGTATGACAAGTACAAGGTGTACGATCATCTGCCCCAATTCATCGATGGCGTGCAGGCGTATGCCAGCTTCAAGGGGCATCGATATGATCTGATCCACAGCCACTACTGGCTATCGGGCGCGGTGGCGCAGGCGCTCGCTCCCCGATGGGATGTGCCCATCGTGCATATGTTTCACACCCTGGGGCATCTGAAGAATCAGGTGGCGCAGCGCCCGGAGGAGCGGGAGAAGGAGCTGCGCCTGCGGGTCGAGCATGAGATCGTTGCCTCGGCAGATCGGCTGGTGGCGGCCAGCCCTGTGGAGAGGACGCAACTGATCGAGTGGTATGGCGCGAGCCCGGAGAAGATCGTCGTGGTGCCGTGCGGCGTGGACCTGGAGCGTTTCCACCCCATCCCGCAGGAGGAGGCTCGTGAGGCGTTGGGGCTGCCCAGGGATCAGAAGCTGATCCTGTTTGTGGGACGCATCGAGCCGCTGAAGGGGATTGACACGCTCATCCGGGCGATGCCGCGCGTGGCCCTGCAGCTCCCCCGGGGGGCGCGTGATGTGAGCGTGGCCATTATCGGCGGCGACGCCGGCGACGATCCGGCGCGCATGACCGAGGAGATGCTCCGGTTGCGGGAGCTGCGATGCAGCCTGGGGCTGGAGGACCTGGTGGCATTCCTGGGCGCTCGATCTCAGGAGACGCTCCCGCTCTACTATTCGGCGGCCGATGTGGTGGTCATGCCCTCGCATTACGAATCGTTCGGCATGGTGGCGCTGGAGGCGATGGCGTGTGGGACCCCGGTGATCGCCTCCCGGGTCGGGGGGCTGGCGTACACGGTGCGTCACGGGATCACCGGGCTCCATGTGCCGGTGCGGGATCCGGACGCGCTGGCGGAGGAGTTGATCCGCATCCTGACCGATCGGGATCTGCGGGAGCGGCTGGGGCGTCAGGCGATCCAGGCCGCCCGGCGCTATCACTGGGATGTGATCGCCCGGGAGATCGTCCATCTGTATCACGAGCTGGTGCCTCACCCTGCCATGGCCCCGTGCATGTCCTCGTGTTGAGAGCATCCTGAAAAAAGGGCCCCGGCGTCTCAAGGACGCTGGGGCTTTCTTTTATCCTCCATGTTCCGGGGAAGGGAAAGCGGATCCCTTATCCGATGACCGCCTCACGGCGCCTGGGCGCTTTCATCCCCTCCTCCCAGATCCAGTAGATCGGATCCGCCCGGTCGATGGCGATGACGTACGGCCGTCCGTCGGCGTCGATGGCGTGGATCGTCACGCCGCCCCGGTATGTCCGATCCAGCGCCCGGAGGTCGTTGACCGCCTCGTGGCAGGCCTCCTCCACGCTCATGCCCATCTTCATGTAGAGCACGACGGAGCGGGCCGTGCTCGCCCGGATGGCTAGCTCGCCCATGCCCGTGCAGGCGGCTGCCCCGTAGCGGTTGTCCGCGTAGCATCCCGCCCCGATGATGGGGGAGTCCCCCAGCCGGCCGGGGTACTTGAAGGCCCATCCGCATGTGCTCACGCCCGCCGCGAGGTTCCCCTGCCCGTCCTTGACCAGGAAGACGGTGGTGCCGCCGGCCGTCTCCGGATCGGCGGTCAGGCGGGCCCACGGCGCCAGCGGGATGTCGGGCCATTGCTCCCATACCTCGGGCGGGATGTGCTCTTGCAGCCATTCCTCCCACTCGGTGCGGGATTCCTCCGTCAGCGTCTCGCCGGTTTCGGCGTTGCATTCGGCCGCAAAGCGCGCCGCGCCCTCGCCGACCAGGAGCACGTG
This is a stretch of genomic DNA from Chloroflexota bacterium. It encodes these proteins:
- a CDS encoding glycosyltransferase family 1 protein: MLSVHTCPLAALGGKEAGGMNVYVRDLTLALGRMGIAVDVFTRSQDPCVVRVSHELGPLCRVIHVPAGPERPYDKYKVYDHLPQFIDGVQAYASFKGHRYDLIHSHYWLSGAVAQALAPRWDVPIVHMFHTLGHLKNQVAQRPEEREKELRLRVEHEIVASADRLVAASPVERTQLIEWYGASPEKIVVVPCGVDLERFHPIPQEEAREALGLPRDQKLILFVGRIEPLKGIDTLIRAMPRVALQLPRGARDVSVAIIGGDAGDDPARMTEEMLRLRELRCSLGLEDLVAFLGARSQETLPLYYSAADVVVMPSHYESFGMVALEAMACGTPVIASRVGGLAYTVRHGITGLHVPVRDPDALAEELIRILTDRDLRERLGRQAIQAARRYHWDVIAREIVHLYHELVPHPAMAPCMSSC
- a CDS encoding N(4)-(beta-N-acetylglucosaminyl)-L-asparaginase — its product is MRIVLANSEGGVGMRAAVDALLDGRPALDVVESGIRPVEIDPKVRSVGVGGWPNLLGEIELDASIMDGRTLRTGAVGALRGFLHPISVARQVMERLPHVLLVGEGAARFAAECNAETGETLTEESRTEWEEWLQEHIPPEVWEQWPDIPLAPWARLTADPETAGGTTVFLVKDGQGNLAAGVSTCGWAFKYPGRLGDSPIIGAGCYADNRYGAAACTGMGELAIRASTARSVVLYMKMGMSVEEACHEAVNDLRALDRTYRGGVTIHAIDADGRPYVIAIDRADPIYWIWEEGMKAPRRREAVIG